attactccgaaatcacgggttccgcctccgaatcGGAGTCGGAATCCGTATGAATTTAACCTAAACGGACGGGACGTGCCgtttccaccacgggtggaacgaacggcatgcccgttccacccgtggtggaaacGGCACGCGCTGTTCGTTCCACCAtacggtggaacgaacggcactctcgttccaccgtacggtggaacgaacggcgcgtgccgtttccaccacgggtggaaTGGGCATGCCGTTCGTTCCACCATACGATGGAACGGTGCGCGTtgcccgtttaggccaaatccatttaaaaaaataatcaaaaagagaaaaaaaaaaaagttttggtttttgataaaaaattatgacaagggcataaatgtcaaaagagtgcggtgggtgaaaaaaaattacgatatatagcaataccctttttttaatgttaataattatattatattaaaaaaatacaaaaaatgtaGTCCAACGATTTGTAACTTTTACAAAAGttgatattaatttatttattttacaaaattagtccaaattttcaacataacataatttatatatttttttagttttttttatttctttgactttaatttttttttatcatcccCTTACTAAATTCAAGGTTATTTAAAGTCATATTTATTATAAAACtatggttttttttaatttcaaattaatattttcaaaattttatcttttctaaccaaacaacaactaaatgacctcaaaacaaaatatatattttcaaggATTAAAGTTACGTAGAATATATTTTCCACTAACTCTATAATTGAGGATTACTTGATATTAGAGTGATTAAGAATTGCTCGATATTTGAGCGGCTTGAGtgacttttatattaataaatgggtaaattacacctacaATCACTCAACTTTGCTCATTTTCACGGTATGGTCACTAAACTTATAGACGTAATATAAAAGTCAATGTTATGACCACTCAACTTTGCTCATTTTCACAGTATGGTCACTAAACTTATAGACATAATATAAAAGTCGATGTTATGACCAGTAAACTTCAATTAACGTTTCAAAATGACCATTGAtgaactaaaaataaaaaattctaagaatTGATGATGTTCTTAACAACTTTAGCCCAAAAACAATCAATTTCAATACTAACAAATTTGTCAAATTTGGGATAACTTGTTGATATCTAAACTTCGATTTAGACCAAATTGACCGTAATTTAAAAAATGAGCTACAAAAACGAGCACCAAACCAACACTAAAACGAGAagcaaataaacataaaaatgcaTAAAAGAGACATACTTTCATTAACAAGGAACAACAAAAACTACACAAATTTCTGTTCTGAACATCAAATTGGCAAAATGGCCATGATGACCATTCTCTGTTTCTATTTccttttctagagagagaaagaaggaaaaatAATTCTATATTTCTAGTTATCCCTTCTTCTAAATATCAAAAAATCAAAACATGCTTACATGGATGATGGATTCATTTCATATCTTATTCTGAATCACTCTCCATACTCCCCATTGCCTTCAATCCTCTAGGTCTCTGCATAATAACACAACAAAAATCaatatttaccttcaaaaaaatacaatattttgATTAAACTCGGGTAAATTGCAACGATAGCCACTGAAGGTTGGAGTTTGTTTCACGAATGTCTCCGAACTTCATTTCCTTTCAATAAAATCAGTGAAGTTTACATTTGATTTCAGTAAAATCACTTCTTCGAGCAATTTGTGTATAACAACTCATCGGGATATTGACATGGCACAGAAAACTGTTGATTATATGCCGATTAAGCACGACGTCAaacaaggcttaatacatcagttgccccttgaacttgtctaaaaagcttgattgacccctgaacttacatggtGTCTCATCATCAACCCTCTAAACTTGCACTTGCTTAAAGTGTCATGATTAAGTCCCTAAATCTGtaaaaacgtcataaaagtgtaaaaatagaaagttaatttgttttaaagaatCTCGAATTAgctctttattttttaagttttgaatttttttacaggtttagacaaattgaaatgtatatcactttaaataagtttagggGGCAAATGGATCACTGTAAGGGAcaataggtcactttaaacaaatccaGGTGGCAAATagattattttaagcaagttgggAGGCTAAAGGGACACTTTGTAAGTTTAGGagaccaatcaagctttttggacaagtttaaagagctcttgatgtattaagcccgTCGAACAATTATgaaattttcttaaaaaaaattatggctTCAGACATGCAATATGACACTTGGTTGACATGTAGTCAAACTCAAATGTCTTGTGCGTTGACGTGACGTTCTAATGTTTGTACACAAATTAGATGGTGGtatgactttattgaaattaaatgtAAAGTGATGTTAACTCCAAATTTCAATGACTATCTAACGAACATGGACACGGAAACAGAAATTGGAAAACGTTATTTCTCAAACACAACCACCATAAAGCCTTCAAACAAAAACGGAATGTAGAAACGCTACTAAAGAGGAGTGTCTGTGCAACATAGATGACTATGAATACCCTTTACCCCATTTTTAATAGATTCAAACGGATTTCCTTTTCTTAGCATTAGACATTGCCTATGAATTAGGATGTCATTTTCTGACATGACATGATTTACATAGAAAACCCACTTGGCACGATCAGTTTGACATGATTATAATTTTCGTGTCATTTATATCATAAATGATCATGTATAATATATGTATCACATAACATTGATTATAGCACGATAATCCAATTCGACACCCCTAATATTGATAGGTATAAAAAGATAACGTTGAGGAATCACAGAAGAGAGCAGCACCTTTTTGGATGATTTCTTCTCCCTCACTTCATACCGCTCCTGACACAAGTCCGTTAGCCACGCACCAGGGCTGACCAGCTGCACATAGACAACAAACATTATCAAAAACAAAGGCCCCAAACAGAGAGGAACCGAACAGCATGCCGGAGAAGTTCCAGCCCCTAGTGGATATTTTGAGAAGACTTACAAGTAGAGTTCTTTGTATCAGTTTGGCTCTTTTCTTAGGCCGTTGAGGAGGCTTGCAACCTTTCATAGCCATGAAAtcctcttccttttctttgCTAGACAATGTAATGTATAGCCTTGGCCAAACAGACCGTTTCTCTTCCTTCACATTATCCATCAAAACTTTGCTATTATCATCTAATCCTACTGATCCTCTCGTTGTGTAGTATCGATCTTCCTTCTCTGGAGACAATGCTGATGACTTTCTATTGTTCATTGACATCTCGGCATTCCTACAATCGTAGCACAGcaataaaatcagtactttttgACATTTTCGAACTGTTTTTGACATCTAACAAACAAGAAAACGAAAGTCAATAACACCCGGTAATCTAAAAGCCATAATACCAACTTCAAGCAATACTACAAGATAACGTAAGCATTCCTATCAACAAAACAATCTAAGAACATGTTCGGTTCAGCTGTTTGTTTGGTAGATAATAGCTGTTTTCCTTCCAAAATGGATATGAGCAGATGTTTATCAATCCTAACCGAACTCTTTCTATCTACTATTTGGGGTAAAGGAGCAAAAAGCAGCTACAAAAATGAGAACCAAACGCGCACTAAAGCACTGATTTCAGTGATACCTCAAGTCTGCATTAGCAGTGGGGCACCTCCTTAGGACCCCTGAGCTGCCACCAGGTACAGAAACAAAGCAAATCAACGCTATCAAACTAATAAAGCAGTGTTGATTTCTTAAACTTGCTCAAGACGGAATGTTTTCGAAAGCCCTCATTCGTTACCAAGTATTTAAAGTCTAAAATGCATCCTAAAACAAATGCCTTACATTCTCAATCTCTCAAAACACAAAGACTTCTTTTCCTGATGAAGATTTAAAGGGCAATGGAGGAGGGTTCAGATTCTTACTTGATGacaggaggaggaggaagagattCTTTCTCAGCAGCAACAATACGAGAGGATAGTTTCTTCTTTGGCAAAGAATCAATTGGTTTAGATTTGCTGGCAAAGGTTTGCTCTTTTTTCACTTTCACGCATCTAAGTCTCTTTTTAGTTCCccattgtaacaaaaaatcTGTCTCTGTAGCACTTTGActcttcttttccttctccATTCACTTCTTCTTTCTGCAACAAAATTTGGGGGAAAAacaaatctctctctctctatctctatcTATCTCTGCAACAAAATTAGAAACCAAACATCAGAAAAAACaaatctccctctctctctctctatctctatcTCGGCAACAAAACTGAAATCAAACCCTAAGAAAACTACAGAAGTAATTAGGCACTCACTCCAAGTAATTGAAACTTCCCTTAAATCTAAACTAACTAAAATTAGCAACAGATTAATTGAAATTTCACTAACTATGAGTAAAGAGACTACACACAGTTGAAAAATCAGAGCCGCGCCTCAAGATCCGAAGTAAATAAACGAAATACACATCAAATCGTCTCGAACCACCCTACATTTTTGAAACCCAAACAAAATCAGAACCAAAAACACAAACGGATGCTCAGTTAGGTTGCTGTGAAAGTaataaaatcataatactaaATTAGGAAACCCTCAGAATTTCTCATTGCAGTCTCTCAAACAACAAAATCAGCGAAAAATGCAGATACAAAAcagaagaaaagagaaagagaatcGATTAACCGATTACCTTCAACAATGGCACTAGCAACAGCAACAATAGCACAAATTTCTGTTTGGTAGGTGAGAAAAAGATGATTTTTTCCCGAGAAAATGAGTGATTGAAAGATGATTTGAGGCGCTTTCTCTCTGTTATCTTCACCAAACCAAACCTCCACAACTCTAGAGACTGTTTCTGTTTCTGATGATTAATTGAATTTCtctctttgtttttatttttattttgcatttaattagtttttttattttaaattactgATTTAATTTTGACCGTAGGATGTGAGATGGACGGCTGGATGAGTTTCCCTCCACTTGGGTTCCTTTTTGGTTAAAGAGGAGATTAGGTCTAATGGGTCACGTGATTTGGTTTATGGCACGTGGTCTCCCTT
The sequence above is drawn from the Euphorbia lathyris chromosome 6, ddEupLath1.1, whole genome shotgun sequence genome and encodes:
- the LOC136232018 gene encoding uncharacterized protein, which encodes MEKEKKSQSATETDFLLQWGTKKRLRCVKVKKEQTFASKSKPIDSLPKKKLSSRIVAAEKESLPPPPVIKNAEMSMNNRKSSALSPEKEDRYYTTRGSVGLDDNSKVLMDNVKEEKRSVWPRLYITLSSKEKEEDFMAMKGCKPPQRPKKRAKLIQRTLLLVSPGAWLTDLCQERYEVREKKSSKKRPRGLKAMGSMESDSE